The following coding sequences lie in one Arabidopsis thaliana chromosome 3, partial sequence genomic window:
- a CDS encoding kinase-like protein (protein kinase-related; FUNCTIONS IN: molecular_function unknown; INVOLVED IN: biological_process unknown; LOCATED IN: endomembrane system; BEST Arabidopsis thaliana protein match is: Protein kinase superfamily protein (TAIR:AT2G16620.1); Has 413 Blast hits to 413 proteins in 21 species: Archae - 0; Bacteria - 0; Metazoa - 0; Fungi - 0; Plants - 413; Viruses - 0; Other Eukaryotes - 0 (source: NCBI BLink).) produces MRAKISDFGCIKLVLEGVDSVETLTMVGTFNYILIHIMLVSFKSVKKSRCICFRGDSNGVDHMKKVNDETLSVEEQNLVMWLCPKIKDSTFLNLVDGTIATDEETIKSIKKIAKLAEYCTSQEVESRPLRASRT; encoded by the exons ATGAGAGCGAagatttctgattttggttGTATAAAGCTCGTACTCGAGGGAGTCGACTCAGTTGAGACATTAACAATGGTGGGAACCTTCAACTATATATTGATCCATATTATGTTGGTAA gTTTTAAGAGTGTCAAAAAAAGCAGATGTATATGCTTTCGGGGTGATTCTAATGGAGTTGATCACATGAAGAAAGTGAATGATGAGACTTTGAGTGTTGAGGAACAAAATCTGGTCATGTGGTTATGTCCGAAGATTAAAGATTCAACATTCTTGAACTTGGTTGATGGCACCATAGCAACAGACGAAGAAACCATTAAAAGCATTAAGAAGATTGCGAAATTGGCTGAATATTGCACTTCTCAAGAAGTTGAAAGTAGACCATTGAGAGCATCAAGAACATAA
- a CDS encoding Sec23/Sec24 protein transport family protein (Sec23/Sec24 protein transport family protein; FUNCTIONS IN: transporter activity, zinc ion binding; INVOLVED IN: intracellular protein transport, transport, ER to Golgi vesicle-mediated transport; LOCATED IN: COPII vesicle coat; EXPRESSED IN: 22 plant structures; EXPRESSED DURING: 13 growth stages; CONTAINS InterPro DOMAIN/s: Sec23/Sec24, helical domain (InterPro:IPR006900), Sec23/Sec24 beta-sandwich (InterPro:IPR012990), Sec23/Sec24, trunk domain (InterPro:IPR006896), Zinc finger, Sec23/Sec24-type (InterPro:IPR006895), Gelsolin domain (InterPro:IPR007123); BEST Arabidopsis thaliana protein match is: Sec23/Sec24 protein transport family protein (TAIR:AT4G14160.2).) has translation MAETANTDLEGIDGVRMTWNVWPHSKAEASKCVIPLAACISPIRRHADIPTLPYAPLRCRTCSAALNAYAQVDFTAKLWICPFCYQRNHFPPHYHVISETNLPGELYPQYTTVEYTLPPPVANGEGLVDPPVFVFVLDTCMIEEELDFAKSALKQAIGLLPENALVGFVSFGTQAHVHELGFSEMSKVFVFKGDKEISKDQILDQLGLGGSSRRGGSKGPQNGFPSSGLNRFLLPASECEFTLNSLLDELQSDQWPVKPGHRSQRCTGVALSVAAGLLGACLPGTGARIVALIGGPCTEGPGTIVSKDLSDPVRSHKDLDKDAAPYYKKAVKFYDSIAKQLVTQGHVLDLFASALDQVGVAEMKVAVERTGGLVVLSESFGHSVFKDSFKRVFEDGDQALGLCFNGTLEICCSQDIKIQGAIGPCSSLEKKGASVADTVIGEGNTSAWRLCGLDKTTCLTIFFDISSSGSNTPGAANPQFYLQFLTSYQNPEGQTLLRVTTVCRQWIDSAVSSEELVQGFDQETAAVVMARLASLKMESEVRHSRKLQFGVPRISNAYLFIQKRFKEGFDATRWLDRNLIRLCSKFGDYRKDDPASFTLNPYFSLFPQFIFNLRRSQFVQVFNNSPDETAYFCMLLNRENISNATVMIQPSLTTYSFNSPAEPALLDVASIAADRILLLDAYFSVVVFHGMTIAQWRNMGYHHQPEHQAFAELLQAPQEDSQMIVRERFPVPRLVVCDQHGSQARFLLAKLNPSATYNNANEMSTGSDVIFTDDVSLQVFFEHLQKLVVQS, from the exons ATGGCGGAGACTGCGAATACAGATCTAGAAGGAATCGATGGAGTTCGTATGACATGGAACGTCTGGCCTCATTCCAAAGCTGAAGCTAGCAAATGCGTGATCCCACTCGCCGCTTGCATTTCTCCGATCCGGCGACATGCCGATATCCCTACTCTTCCTTACGCACCGCTCCGATGCCGGACTTGTTCCGCTGCGTTAAACGCTTACGCACAAGTCGATTTCACCGCAAAGCTTTGGATCTGTCCGTTTTGTTATCAGCGTAATCATTTCCCGCCTCATTATCATGTGATCTCTGAGACTAATCTTCCTGGTGAGCTTTATCCTCAGTACACTACTGTTGAATACACTCTTCCTCCGCCTGTAGCCAACGGGGAAGGTCTGGTGGATCCGCcggtgtttgtgtttgttcttgATACTTGtatgattgaagaagaattgGATTTTGCTAAATCGGCGCTTAAACAAGCGATTGGGTTGCTTCCGGAGAATGCTTTGGTTGGATTTGTGTCGTTTGGTACTCAGGCTCATGTACATGAATTGGGATTCTCTGAGATGtctaaagtttttgtttttaaaggaGATAAAGAGATTTCGAAAGATCAGATTTTGGATCAGTTGGGGCTTGGTGGTTCTTCTAGGAGAGGAGGTTCTAAAGGACCTCAAAATGGCTTCCCGAGTTCTGGTTTGAATAGATTCTTGTTGCCTGCTTCCGAGTGCGAATTCACACTCAACTCG CTTTTGGATGAGCTACAAAGTGATCAGTGGCCTGTTAAGCCAGGTCATCGGTCCCAACGATGTACAGGCGTGGCATTGAGTGTAGCTGCAGGATTGCTTGGAGCTTGCTTGCCTGGAACTGGGGCTAGAATTGTAGCTTTGATCGGAGGTCCATGTACGGAAGGCCCTGGAACG ATTGTCTCAAAGGATTTGTCGGATCCTGTGCGTTCTCACAAAGATTTAGATAAAGATGCCGCTCCGTACTATAAGAAGGCTGTCAAGTTTTATGATAGCATCGCAAAGCAACTAGTCACTCAGGGTCATGTTCTAGACCTTTTTGCTTCTGCACTTGATCAG GTTGGTGTTGCTGAGATGAAAGTTGCAGTTGAAAGAACTGGTGGCCTTGTTGTTCTGTCTGAAAGTTTTGGCCATTCTGTTTTCAAAGATTCCTTCAAGCGAGTATTTGAAGATGGCGATCAGGCTCTTGGCCTCTGCTTTAA TGGGACGCTTGAGATCTGTTGTTCACAGGACATCAAAATTCAAGGGGCTATTGGGCCATGCTCATCATTAGAGAAG AAAGGTGCTAGTGTTGCTGACACGGTTATCGGAGAGGGGAATACTTCTGCTTGGAGGTTGTGTGGCCTTGATAAAACTACGTGTTTGACGATATTTTTTGACATATCTTCAAGCGGGTCAAATACTCCTGGAGCTGCGAATCCACAGTTTTATTTGCAGTTTCTCACAAG TTATCAAAACCCTGAAGGTCAAACATTGCTCCGGGTTACTACTGTATGCAGACAGTGGATAGACAGTGCTGTGAGTTCAGAG GAACTTGTGCAAGGCTTTGACCAAGAAACTGCTGCTGTGGTCATGGCTAGATTAGCTTCTTTGAAAATGGAGTCAGAGGTACGTCACAGTAGAAAACTTCAGTTTG GAGTCCCTAGGATTTCAAATGCTTATCTATTTATACAGAAGAGATTCAAA GAGGGATTTGATGCTACTCGCTGGTTAGATCGGAATCTCATTCGTCtttgttcaaaatttggagactATAGAAAGGATGATCCAGCCTCCTTCACGCTGAATCCCTATTTTTCGTTATTTCctcaatttatatttaatctgCGGCGATCGCAGTTTGTTCAG GTATTTAACAATAGCCCTGATGAAACCGCATATTTCTGCATGTTACTAAACCGGGAGAATATTTCGAATGCAACTGTCATGATCCAACCGTCGTTAACAACATATTCATTCAATTCACCAGCTGAACCAGCTTTGCTAGATGTGGCTTCCATTGCAGCCGATCGAATTCTTTTATTAGATGCATATTTTAGCGTTGTTGTCTTCCATGGAATGACTATAGCACAATGGCGAAATATGGGTTATCATCATCAGCCTGAACACCAG GCTTTTGCTGAGTTATTGCAAGCTCCTCAAGAGGATTCCCAGATGATAGTCCGGGAACGTTTCCCTGTCCCAAGATTAGTTGTCTGTGATCAGCATGGCTCGCAG GCAAGGTTTTTATTGGCGAAGCTGAATCCATCAGCGACGTACAACAATGCAAACGAGATGTCTACAGGGTCAGATGTGATATTCACAGACGACGTGAGCCTTCAAGTCTTCTTTGAGCATCTCCAGAAGCTGGTTGTGCAGTCTTGA
- a CDS encoding Sec23/Sec24 protein transport family protein (Sec23/Sec24 protein transport family protein; FUNCTIONS IN: transporter activity, zinc ion binding; INVOLVED IN: intracellular protein transport, transport, ER to Golgi vesicle-mediated transport; LOCATED IN: COPII vesicle coat; EXPRESSED IN: 22 plant structures; EXPRESSED DURING: 13 growth stages; CONTAINS InterPro DOMAIN/s: Sec23/Sec24, helical domain (InterPro:IPR006900), Sec23/Sec24 beta-sandwich (InterPro:IPR012990), Sec23/Sec24, trunk domain (InterPro:IPR006896), Zinc finger, Sec23/Sec24-type (InterPro:IPR006895), Gelsolin domain (InterPro:IPR007123); BEST Arabidopsis thaliana protein match is: Sec23/Sec24 protein transport family protein (TAIR:AT4G14160.2); Has 1418 Blast hits to 1403 proteins in 244 species: Archae - 0; Bacteria - 0; Metazoa - 517; Fungi - 392; Plants - 312; Viruses - 0; Other Eukaryotes - 197 (source: NCBI BLink).), protein MAETANTDLEGIDGVRMTWNVWPHSKAEASKCVIPLAACISPIRRHADIPTLPYAPLRCRTCSAALNAYAQVDFTAKLWICPFCYQRNHFPPHYHVISETNLPGELYPQYTTVEYTLPPPVANGEGLVDPPVFVFVLDTCMIEEELDFAKSALKQAIGLLPENALVGFVSFGTQAHVHELGFSEMSKVFVFKGDKEISKDQILDQLGLGGSSRRGGSKGPQNGFPSSGLNRFLLPASECEFTLNSLLDELQSDQWPVKPGHRSQRCTGVALSVAAGLLGACLPGTGARIVALIGGPCTEGPGTIVSKDLSDPVRSHKDLDKDAAPYYKKAVKFYDSIAKQLVTQGHVLDLFASALDQVGVAEMKVAVERTGGLVVLSESFGHSVFKDSFKRVFEDGDQALGLCFNGTLEICCSQDIKIQGAIGPCSSLEKKGASVADTVIGEGNTSAWRLCGLDKTTCLTIFFDISSSGSNTPGAANPQFYLQFLTSYQNPEGQTLLRVTTVCRQWIDSAVSSEELVQGFDQETAAVVMARLASLKMESEEGFDATRWLDRNLIRLCSKFGDYRKDDPASFTLNPYFSLFPQFIFNLRRSQFVQVFNNSPDETAYFCMLLNRENISNATVMIQPSLTTYSFNSPAEPALLDVASIAADRILLLDAYFSVVVFHGMTIAQWRNMGYHHQPEHQAFAELLQAPQEDSQMIVRERFPVPRLVVCDQHGSQARFLLAKLNPSATYNNANEMSTGSDVIFTDDVSLQVFFEHLQKLVVQS, encoded by the exons ATGGCGGAGACTGCGAATACAGATCTAGAAGGAATCGATGGAGTTCGTATGACATGGAACGTCTGGCCTCATTCCAAAGCTGAAGCTAGCAAATGCGTGATCCCACTCGCCGCTTGCATTTCTCCGATCCGGCGACATGCCGATATCCCTACTCTTCCTTACGCACCGCTCCGATGCCGGACTTGTTCCGCTGCGTTAAACGCTTACGCACAAGTCGATTTCACCGCAAAGCTTTGGATCTGTCCGTTTTGTTATCAGCGTAATCATTTCCCGCCTCATTATCATGTGATCTCTGAGACTAATCTTCCTGGTGAGCTTTATCCTCAGTACACTACTGTTGAATACACTCTTCCTCCGCCTGTAGCCAACGGGGAAGGTCTGGTGGATCCGCcggtgtttgtgtttgttcttgATACTTGtatgattgaagaagaattgGATTTTGCTAAATCGGCGCTTAAACAAGCGATTGGGTTGCTTCCGGAGAATGCTTTGGTTGGATTTGTGTCGTTTGGTACTCAGGCTCATGTACATGAATTGGGATTCTCTGAGATGtctaaagtttttgtttttaaaggaGATAAAGAGATTTCGAAAGATCAGATTTTGGATCAGTTGGGGCTTGGTGGTTCTTCTAGGAGAGGAGGTTCTAAAGGACCTCAAAATGGCTTCCCGAGTTCTGGTTTGAATAGATTCTTGTTGCCTGCTTCCGAGTGCGAATTCACACTCAACTCG CTTTTGGATGAGCTACAAAGTGATCAGTGGCCTGTTAAGCCAGGTCATCGGTCCCAACGATGTACAGGCGTGGCATTGAGTGTAGCTGCAGGATTGCTTGGAGCTTGCTTGCCTGGAACTGGGGCTAGAATTGTAGCTTTGATCGGAGGTCCATGTACGGAAGGCCCTGGAACG ATTGTCTCAAAGGATTTGTCGGATCCTGTGCGTTCTCACAAAGATTTAGATAAAGATGCCGCTCCGTACTATAAGAAGGCTGTCAAGTTTTATGATAGCATCGCAAAGCAACTAGTCACTCAGGGTCATGTTCTAGACCTTTTTGCTTCTGCACTTGATCAG GTTGGTGTTGCTGAGATGAAAGTTGCAGTTGAAAGAACTGGTGGCCTTGTTGTTCTGTCTGAAAGTTTTGGCCATTCTGTTTTCAAAGATTCCTTCAAGCGAGTATTTGAAGATGGCGATCAGGCTCTTGGCCTCTGCTTTAA TGGGACGCTTGAGATCTGTTGTTCACAGGACATCAAAATTCAAGGGGCTATTGGGCCATGCTCATCATTAGAGAAG AAAGGTGCTAGTGTTGCTGACACGGTTATCGGAGAGGGGAATACTTCTGCTTGGAGGTTGTGTGGCCTTGATAAAACTACGTGTTTGACGATATTTTTTGACATATCTTCAAGCGGGTCAAATACTCCTGGAGCTGCGAATCCACAGTTTTATTTGCAGTTTCTCACAAG TTATCAAAACCCTGAAGGTCAAACATTGCTCCGGGTTACTACTGTATGCAGACAGTGGATAGACAGTGCTGTGAGTTCAGAG GAACTTGTGCAAGGCTTTGACCAAGAAACTGCTGCTGTGGTCATGGCTAGATTAGCTTCTTTGAAAATGGAGTCAGAG GAGGGATTTGATGCTACTCGCTGGTTAGATCGGAATCTCATTCGTCtttgttcaaaatttggagactATAGAAAGGATGATCCAGCCTCCTTCACGCTGAATCCCTATTTTTCGTTATTTCctcaatttatatttaatctgCGGCGATCGCAGTTTGTTCAG GTATTTAACAATAGCCCTGATGAAACCGCATATTTCTGCATGTTACTAAACCGGGAGAATATTTCGAATGCAACTGTCATGATCCAACCGTCGTTAACAACATATTCATTCAATTCACCAGCTGAACCAGCTTTGCTAGATGTGGCTTCCATTGCAGCCGATCGAATTCTTTTATTAGATGCATATTTTAGCGTTGTTGTCTTCCATGGAATGACTATAGCACAATGGCGAAATATGGGTTATCATCATCAGCCTGAACACCAG GCTTTTGCTGAGTTATTGCAAGCTCCTCAAGAGGATTCCCAGATGATAGTCCGGGAACGTTTCCCTGTCCCAAGATTAGTTGTCTGTGATCAGCATGGCTCGCAG GCAAGGTTTTTATTGGCGAAGCTGAATCCATCAGCGACGTACAACAATGCAAACGAGATGTCTACAGGGTCAGATGTGATATTCACAGACGACGTGAGCCTTCAAGTCTTCTTTGAGCATCTCCAGAAGCTGGTTGTGCAGTCTTGA